A portion of the Microbacterium hominis genome contains these proteins:
- a CDS encoding LacI family DNA-binding transcriptional regulator, producing MDESAAPRRSRSRVSEVAAAAGVSPTTVSHAFSGARAVNAETRERIFAAARELDYVPDRIASSLRTRRTGLIGFVGDHLATTPYAGRIIEGARRAGLERDVLLLVGESGGDAAAEADLLTRLVAQRVDGILLSRMFHQRVRRPELPEALPLVLVDAAPEPGWDVDAVVPDEAQIAALACERLLREGHRDIAYVGTTDTSRAARGRQIGVRTVLGDAGIPLGPDRLVSDASDAPGGRRAGLTLLSGRSRPTAVICFNDQIAMGVMQAAARLGIDVPAGLSVVGIDDLHPVADALDPALTTVALPHEEMGRWGMRRLLDLIDGSAEAVTGGPHRLPGWLVDRESVAAPAAR from the coding sequence ATGGACGAGTCCGCCGCGCCCCGACGCTCGCGGTCGCGGGTGAGCGAGGTCGCCGCGGCGGCCGGGGTGTCGCCGACGACGGTGTCGCACGCGTTCAGCGGTGCGCGCGCCGTGAACGCCGAGACGCGGGAGCGCATCTTCGCCGCCGCGCGCGAGCTCGACTACGTGCCCGACCGCATCGCGAGCAGCCTGCGCACGCGGCGTACCGGGCTCATCGGGTTCGTGGGCGACCATCTCGCGACGACGCCCTACGCGGGTCGCATCATCGAGGGTGCGCGCCGGGCCGGCCTGGAGCGCGACGTGCTGCTGCTGGTGGGGGAGAGCGGGGGAGACGCCGCGGCCGAGGCGGACCTGCTCACCCGGCTGGTCGCGCAGCGGGTCGACGGCATCCTCCTGTCCCGCATGTTCCACCAGCGCGTGCGCCGGCCCGAGCTGCCCGAGGCGCTGCCGCTGGTCCTGGTCGACGCGGCGCCCGAGCCGGGGTGGGACGTCGATGCCGTCGTCCCCGACGAGGCGCAGATCGCCGCCCTCGCGTGCGAGCGCCTGCTGCGCGAGGGGCACCGCGACATCGCCTACGTCGGGACCACCGACACCTCGCGCGCCGCCCGCGGGCGCCAGATCGGCGTACGCACGGTGCTCGGCGACGCCGGCATCCCGCTCGGCCCGGACCGGCTCGTCTCGGATGCGTCCGACGCTCCCGGTGGCCGCCGCGCCGGGCTGACGCTGCTCAGCGGTCGATCACGGCCCACCGCGGTGATCTGCTTCAACGACCAGATCGCGATGGGGGTCATGCAGGCCGCGGCCCGGCTGGGCATCGACGTCCCCGCCGGGCTGTCGGTGGTCGGCATCGACGACCTGCACCCGGTCGCCGACGCGCTGGATCCGGCGCTGACGACCGTGGCCCTGCCGCACGAGGAGATGGGGCGCTGGGGCATGCGCCGCCTGCTGGACCTGATCGACGGATCGGCCGAGGCGGTCACCGGCGGACCGCACCGCCTCCCCGGCTGGCTCGTGGACCGCGAATCGGTGGCGGCGCCCGCCGCACGGTGA